Proteins encoded within one genomic window of Ovis aries strain OAR_USU_Benz2616 breed Rambouillet chromosome 1, ARS-UI_Ramb_v3.0, whole genome shotgun sequence:
- the SLC6A9 gene encoding sodium- and chloride-dependent glycine transporter 1 isoform X1: MVGKGAKGMLNGAVPSEATKKDQNLKRGNWGNQIEFVLTSVGYAVGLGNVWRFPYLCYRNGGGAFMFPYFIMLIFCGIPLFFMELSFGQFASQGCLGVWRISPMFKGVGYGMMVVSTYIGIYYNVVICIAFYYFFSSMTPVLPWTYCNNPWNTPDCMSVLDNPNITNGSQPPALPGNVSQALNQTLKRTSPSEEYWRGSSQPRNETQVSCIARLYVLKLSDDIGNFGEVRLPLLGCLGVSWVVVFLCLIRGVKSSGKVVYFTATFPYVVLTILFIRGVTLEGAFTGIMYYLTPQWDKILEAKVWGDAASQIFYSLGCAWGGLVTMASYNKFHNNCYRDSVIISITNCATSVYAGFVIFSILGFMANHLGVDVSRVADHGPGLAFVAYPEALTLLPIAPLWSLLFFFMLILLGLGTQFCLLETLVTAIVDEVGNEWILQKKTYVTLGVAVAGFLLGIPLTSQAGIYWLLLMDNYAASFSLVIISCIMCVSIMYIYGHQNYFQDIRMMLGFPPPLFFQICWRFVSPAIIFFILIFSVIQYQPITYNQYQYPSWAVAIGFLMALSSVICIPLYALFQFCRTDGDTLLQRLKNATKPSRDWGPALLEHRTGRYAPTIAPSPEDGLEVQPLHPDKAQIPMVGSNGSSRLQDSRI; encoded by the exons ATGGTAGGAAAAGGTGCCAAAGGGATGCTG AATGGTGCTGTGCCCAGCGAGGCCACCAAGAAGGACCAGAACCTCAAACGGGGCAACTGGGGCAACCAGATCGAGTTTGTACTGACGAGCGTGGGCTATGCCGTGGGCCTGGGCAATGTCTGGCGCTTCCCATACCTCTGCTATCGCAACGGGGGAG GAGCCTTCATGTTCCCCTACTTCATCATGCTCATCTTCTGCGGGATCCCACTCTTCTTCATGGAACTCTCCTTCGGCCAGTTTGCAAGTCAGGGCTGCCTGGGGGTCTGGAGGATCAGCCCCATGTTCAAAG gtgtGGGCTACGGCATGATGGTGGTGTCCACATACATCGGCATCTACTACAACGTGGTCATCTGCATTGCCTTCTACTACTTCTTCTCATCCATGACGCCTGTGTTGCCCTGGACCTACTGCAATAACCCTTGGAACACGCCCGACTGCATGAGCGTGCTGGATAACCCCAACATCACCAACGGCTCGCAGCCTCCTGCCCTGCCTGGCAACGTCTCTCAGGCGCTCAACCAGACCCTCAAGAGGACAAGCCCCAGCGAGGAGTACTGGAG gggatcttcccaacccagaaatgaaacccaagtctcctgcattgccag GCTGTATGTGCTGAAGCTGTCGGATGACATCGGAAACTTCGGGGAGGTGCGGTTGCCCCTCCTCGGCTGCCTCGGTGTCTCCTGGGTGGTCGTCTTCCTCTGCCTCATCCGAGGGGtcaagtcttcaggaaaa GTGGTGTACTTCACGGCCACATTCCCCTACGTGGTGCTGACCATCCTGTTCATCCGTGGCGTGACCCTGGAAGGAGCCTTCACGGGCATCATGTACTACCTGACCCCACAGTGGGACAAGATCCTGGAGGCCAAG GTCTGGGGGGACGCCGCCTCCCAGATCTTCTACTCGCTGGGCTGTGCGTGGGGCGGCCTTGTCACCATGGCTTCCTACAACAAGTTCCACAACAACTGTTACCG GGACAGTGTCATCATCAGCATCACTAACTGTGCCACCAGTGTCTATGCCGGCTTCGTCATCTTCTCCATCCTGGGCTTCATGGCCAATCACCTGGGTGTGGACGTGTCCCGCGTGGCAGACCACGGCCCGGGCCTGGCCTTCGTGGCGTACCCAGAGGCCCTCACACTGCTGCCCATCGCCCCACTCTGGTCCCTGCTCTTCTTCTTCATGCTCATCTTGCTGGGGCTGGGCACTCAG TTTTGCCTCCTAGAGACGCTGGTCACAGCCATCGTGGATGAGGTAGGGAACGAGTGGATCCTGCAGAAAAAGACTTACGTGACCTTGGGCGTGGCTGTGGCTGGCTTCCTTCTGGGGATCCCTCTTACCAGCCAA GCAGGCATCTACTGGCTGCTGCTGATGGACAACTACGCGGCCAGCTTCTCCTTGGTCATCATCTCCTGTATCATGTGTGTGTCCATCATGTACATTTACG GGCACCAGAACTACTTCCAGGACATCCGGATGATGCTGGGGTTCCCACCGCCCCTCTTCTTCCAGATCTGCTGGCGCTTCGTCTCACCAGCTATCATCTTT ttcaTTCTCATCTTCTCGGTGATCCAGTACCAGCCAATCACCTACAACCAATACCAGTATCCAAGCTGGGCCGTGGCCATTGGCTTCCTCATGGCCCTGTCCTCTGTCATTTGCATTCCACTCTACGCCCTGTTCCAGTTCTGCAGAACAGATGGGgacaccctcctccag CGTTTGAAAAATGCAACAAAGCCAAGCAGAGACTGGGGTCCCGCCCTCCTGGAGCACCGAACAGGGCGCTACGCCCCCACCATTGCACCCTCCCCTGAAGACGGGCTTGAGGTCCAGCCGCTGCACCCGGACAAGGCCCAGATTCCCATGGTGGGCAGTAATGGCTCCAGCCGTCTGCAGGACTCCCGGATATGA
- the SLC6A9 gene encoding sodium- and chloride-dependent glycine transporter 1 isoform X3, whose amino-acid sequence MVLCPARPPRRTRTSNGATGATRSRAFMFPYFIMLIFCGIPLFFMELSFGQFASQGCLGVWRISPMFKGVGYGMMVVSTYIGIYYNVVICIAFYYFFSSMTPVLPWTYCNNPWNTPDCMSVLDNPNITNGSQPPALPGNVSQALNQTLKRTSPSEEYWRGSSQPRNETQVSCIARLYVLKLSDDIGNFGEVRLPLLGCLGVSWVVVFLCLIRGVKSSGKVVYFTATFPYVVLTILFIRGVTLEGAFTGIMYYLTPQWDKILEAKVWGDAASQIFYSLGCAWGGLVTMASYNKFHNNCYRDSVIISITNCATSVYAGFVIFSILGFMANHLGVDVSRVADHGPGLAFVAYPEALTLLPIAPLWSLLFFFMLILLGLGTQFCLLETLVTAIVDEVGNEWILQKKTYVTLGVAVAGFLLGIPLTSQAGIYWLLLMDNYAASFSLVIISCIMCVSIMYIYGHQNYFQDIRMMLGFPPPLFFQICWRFVSPAIIFFILIFSVIQYQPITYNQYQYPSWAVAIGFLMALSSVICIPLYALFQFCRTDGDTLLQRLKNATKPSRDWGPALLEHRTGRYAPTIAPSPEDGLEVQPLHPDKAQIPMVGSNGSSRLQDSRI is encoded by the exons ATGGTGCTGTGCCCAGCGAGGCCACCAAGAAGGACCAGAACCTCAAACGGGGCAACTGGGGCAACCAGATCGA GAGCCTTCATGTTCCCCTACTTCATCATGCTCATCTTCTGCGGGATCCCACTCTTCTTCATGGAACTCTCCTTCGGCCAGTTTGCAAGTCAGGGCTGCCTGGGGGTCTGGAGGATCAGCCCCATGTTCAAAG gtgtGGGCTACGGCATGATGGTGGTGTCCACATACATCGGCATCTACTACAACGTGGTCATCTGCATTGCCTTCTACTACTTCTTCTCATCCATGACGCCTGTGTTGCCCTGGACCTACTGCAATAACCCTTGGAACACGCCCGACTGCATGAGCGTGCTGGATAACCCCAACATCACCAACGGCTCGCAGCCTCCTGCCCTGCCTGGCAACGTCTCTCAGGCGCTCAACCAGACCCTCAAGAGGACAAGCCCCAGCGAGGAGTACTGGAG gggatcttcccaacccagaaatgaaacccaagtctcctgcattgccag GCTGTATGTGCTGAAGCTGTCGGATGACATCGGAAACTTCGGGGAGGTGCGGTTGCCCCTCCTCGGCTGCCTCGGTGTCTCCTGGGTGGTCGTCTTCCTCTGCCTCATCCGAGGGGtcaagtcttcaggaaaa GTGGTGTACTTCACGGCCACATTCCCCTACGTGGTGCTGACCATCCTGTTCATCCGTGGCGTGACCCTGGAAGGAGCCTTCACGGGCATCATGTACTACCTGACCCCACAGTGGGACAAGATCCTGGAGGCCAAG GTCTGGGGGGACGCCGCCTCCCAGATCTTCTACTCGCTGGGCTGTGCGTGGGGCGGCCTTGTCACCATGGCTTCCTACAACAAGTTCCACAACAACTGTTACCG GGACAGTGTCATCATCAGCATCACTAACTGTGCCACCAGTGTCTATGCCGGCTTCGTCATCTTCTCCATCCTGGGCTTCATGGCCAATCACCTGGGTGTGGACGTGTCCCGCGTGGCAGACCACGGCCCGGGCCTGGCCTTCGTGGCGTACCCAGAGGCCCTCACACTGCTGCCCATCGCCCCACTCTGGTCCCTGCTCTTCTTCTTCATGCTCATCTTGCTGGGGCTGGGCACTCAG TTTTGCCTCCTAGAGACGCTGGTCACAGCCATCGTGGATGAGGTAGGGAACGAGTGGATCCTGCAGAAAAAGACTTACGTGACCTTGGGCGTGGCTGTGGCTGGCTTCCTTCTGGGGATCCCTCTTACCAGCCAA GCAGGCATCTACTGGCTGCTGCTGATGGACAACTACGCGGCCAGCTTCTCCTTGGTCATCATCTCCTGTATCATGTGTGTGTCCATCATGTACATTTACG GGCACCAGAACTACTTCCAGGACATCCGGATGATGCTGGGGTTCCCACCGCCCCTCTTCTTCCAGATCTGCTGGCGCTTCGTCTCACCAGCTATCATCTTT ttcaTTCTCATCTTCTCGGTGATCCAGTACCAGCCAATCACCTACAACCAATACCAGTATCCAAGCTGGGCCGTGGCCATTGGCTTCCTCATGGCCCTGTCCTCTGTCATTTGCATTCCACTCTACGCCCTGTTCCAGTTCTGCAGAACAGATGGGgacaccctcctccag CGTTTGAAAAATGCAACAAAGCCAAGCAGAGACTGGGGTCCCGCCCTCCTGGAGCACCGAACAGGGCGCTACGCCCCCACCATTGCACCCTCCCCTGAAGACGGGCTTGAGGTCCAGCCGCTGCACCCGGACAAGGCCCAGATTCCCATGGTGGGCAGTAATGGCTCCAGCCGTCTGCAGGACTCCCGGATATGA
- the SLC6A9 gene encoding sodium- and chloride-dependent glycine transporter 1 isoform X2: MVGKGAKGMLNGAVPSEATKKDQNLKRGNWGNQIEFVLTSVGYAVGLGNVWRFPYLCYRNGGGAFMFPYFIMLIFCGIPLFFMELSFGQFASQGCLGVWRISPMFKGVGYGMMVVSTYIGIYYNVVICIAFYYFFSSMTPVLPWTYCNNPWNTPDCMSVLDNPNITNGSQPPALPGNVSQALNQTLKRTSPSEEYWRLYVLKLSDDIGNFGEVRLPLLGCLGVSWVVVFLCLIRGVKSSGKVVYFTATFPYVVLTILFIRGVTLEGAFTGIMYYLTPQWDKILEAKVWGDAASQIFYSLGCAWGGLVTMASYNKFHNNCYRDSVIISITNCATSVYAGFVIFSILGFMANHLGVDVSRVADHGPGLAFVAYPEALTLLPIAPLWSLLFFFMLILLGLGTQFCLLETLVTAIVDEVGNEWILQKKTYVTLGVAVAGFLLGIPLTSQAGIYWLLLMDNYAASFSLVIISCIMCVSIMYIYGHQNYFQDIRMMLGFPPPLFFQICWRFVSPAIIFFILIFSVIQYQPITYNQYQYPSWAVAIGFLMALSSVICIPLYALFQFCRTDGDTLLQRLKNATKPSRDWGPALLEHRTGRYAPTIAPSPEDGLEVQPLHPDKAQIPMVGSNGSSRLQDSRI, encoded by the exons ATGGTAGGAAAAGGTGCCAAAGGGATGCTG AATGGTGCTGTGCCCAGCGAGGCCACCAAGAAGGACCAGAACCTCAAACGGGGCAACTGGGGCAACCAGATCGAGTTTGTACTGACGAGCGTGGGCTATGCCGTGGGCCTGGGCAATGTCTGGCGCTTCCCATACCTCTGCTATCGCAACGGGGGAG GAGCCTTCATGTTCCCCTACTTCATCATGCTCATCTTCTGCGGGATCCCACTCTTCTTCATGGAACTCTCCTTCGGCCAGTTTGCAAGTCAGGGCTGCCTGGGGGTCTGGAGGATCAGCCCCATGTTCAAAG gtgtGGGCTACGGCATGATGGTGGTGTCCACATACATCGGCATCTACTACAACGTGGTCATCTGCATTGCCTTCTACTACTTCTTCTCATCCATGACGCCTGTGTTGCCCTGGACCTACTGCAATAACCCTTGGAACACGCCCGACTGCATGAGCGTGCTGGATAACCCCAACATCACCAACGGCTCGCAGCCTCCTGCCCTGCCTGGCAACGTCTCTCAGGCGCTCAACCAGACCCTCAAGAGGACAAGCCCCAGCGAGGAGTACTGGAG GCTGTATGTGCTGAAGCTGTCGGATGACATCGGAAACTTCGGGGAGGTGCGGTTGCCCCTCCTCGGCTGCCTCGGTGTCTCCTGGGTGGTCGTCTTCCTCTGCCTCATCCGAGGGGtcaagtcttcaggaaaa GTGGTGTACTTCACGGCCACATTCCCCTACGTGGTGCTGACCATCCTGTTCATCCGTGGCGTGACCCTGGAAGGAGCCTTCACGGGCATCATGTACTACCTGACCCCACAGTGGGACAAGATCCTGGAGGCCAAG GTCTGGGGGGACGCCGCCTCCCAGATCTTCTACTCGCTGGGCTGTGCGTGGGGCGGCCTTGTCACCATGGCTTCCTACAACAAGTTCCACAACAACTGTTACCG GGACAGTGTCATCATCAGCATCACTAACTGTGCCACCAGTGTCTATGCCGGCTTCGTCATCTTCTCCATCCTGGGCTTCATGGCCAATCACCTGGGTGTGGACGTGTCCCGCGTGGCAGACCACGGCCCGGGCCTGGCCTTCGTGGCGTACCCAGAGGCCCTCACACTGCTGCCCATCGCCCCACTCTGGTCCCTGCTCTTCTTCTTCATGCTCATCTTGCTGGGGCTGGGCACTCAG TTTTGCCTCCTAGAGACGCTGGTCACAGCCATCGTGGATGAGGTAGGGAACGAGTGGATCCTGCAGAAAAAGACTTACGTGACCTTGGGCGTGGCTGTGGCTGGCTTCCTTCTGGGGATCCCTCTTACCAGCCAA GCAGGCATCTACTGGCTGCTGCTGATGGACAACTACGCGGCCAGCTTCTCCTTGGTCATCATCTCCTGTATCATGTGTGTGTCCATCATGTACATTTACG GGCACCAGAACTACTTCCAGGACATCCGGATGATGCTGGGGTTCCCACCGCCCCTCTTCTTCCAGATCTGCTGGCGCTTCGTCTCACCAGCTATCATCTTT ttcaTTCTCATCTTCTCGGTGATCCAGTACCAGCCAATCACCTACAACCAATACCAGTATCCAAGCTGGGCCGTGGCCATTGGCTTCCTCATGGCCCTGTCCTCTGTCATTTGCATTCCACTCTACGCCCTGTTCCAGTTCTGCAGAACAGATGGGgacaccctcctccag CGTTTGAAAAATGCAACAAAGCCAAGCAGAGACTGGGGTCCCGCCCTCCTGGAGCACCGAACAGGGCGCTACGCCCCCACCATTGCACCCTCCCCTGAAGACGGGCTTGAGGTCCAGCCGCTGCACCCGGACAAGGCCCAGATTCCCATGGTGGGCAGTAATGGCTCCAGCCGTCTGCAGGACTCCCGGATATGA